One region of Miscanthus floridulus cultivar M001 chromosome 19, ASM1932011v1, whole genome shotgun sequence genomic DNA includes:
- the LOC136529680 gene encoding protein trichome birefringence-like 5: MPMPSAPRLPWRLAVPLAAAFASVPFILPLTLPLLLRSNASPRALSLNRLTWLPSPTIRTAPTVSPPLAPSPSPSSAPSPPVIQMLPSPPPPPPPSPSPPSAPPSTLMIQAPHSPPPPAIQAPHSPPPPPIQAQHSPPPPSSIQAPHPTPPPHSPSPPPPESTAAEEKAGGTETGRCDLYDGEWVQDEEARPLYPPGTCPYVDEAYACAANGRPDSRYTRWRWAPRHCSFPRFNATDFLERLRGKRLLLVGDSMNRNQFESMLCVLREALPDKARMFETHGYRISKGRGYFVFKFADYGCTVEFVRSHFLVREGVRFNRQGNSNPILQIDRIDKTANRWKKADVLVFNTGHWWTHGKTARGQNYYKEGDTLYPRFDSTEAYRRALKTWARWIDRNMDPARSVVFYRGYSTAHFRGGDWDSGGSCNGEAEPTFRGAIIDSYPLKMRIVQEAIGRMRFPVRLLNVTKLTNFRRDAHPSVYGKAGDRKVSKRKQDCSHWCLPGVPDAWNELIYASLVLEPNPVAWETR; the protein is encoded by the exons ATGCCGATGCCGTCCGCGCCGCGGCTCCCCTGGCGCCTCGCCGTCCCGCTCGCCGCCGCCTTCGCCTCCGTCCCGTTCATCCTCCCACTCacgctccctctcctcctccgctCCAACGCCTCCCCACGGGCGCTCTCCCTGAACCGCCTCACCTGGCTCCCATCCCCAACGATACGGACAGCTCCGACGGTTTCGCCGCCACTTGCTCCGTCACCGTCACCATCATCCGCGCCCTCGCCGCCAGTGATACAGATGTTACCTTCACCtcccccaccaccaccgccgtctcCCTCTCCACCGTCCGCGCCCCCATCGACACTGATGATACAGGCGCCGCATTCTCCTCCGCCGCCGGCGATACAAGCGCCGCattctccaccgccgccgccgatacAGGCGCAGCATTCTCCGCCGCCGCCTTCGTCGATACAGGCGCCGCATCCAACACCACCACCGCATTCTCCCTCTCCGCCACCGCCCGAGTCCACGGCGGCGGAAGAGAAGGCGGGTGGAACTGAAACCGGAAGGTGCGACTTGTACGACGGGGAGTGGGTGCAGGACGAGGAGGCGCGGCCGCTTTACCCGCCGGGGACGTGCCCCTACGTGGACGAGGCATACGCGTGCGCGGCGAACGGCCGGCCGGACTCCAGGTACACGCGGTGGCGCTGGGCGCCGCGCCACTGCAGCTTCCCCAG GTTCAACGCGACGGACTTCCTGGAGAGGCTGCGCGGCAAGCGGCTGCTGCTGGTGGGCGACTCGATGAACCGGAACCAGTTCGAGTCCATGCTCTGCGTCCTGCGCGAGGCCCTGCCGGATAAGGCCAGGATGTTCGAGACGCACGGGTACAGGATCAGCAAGGGCCGAGGCTACTTCGTCTTCAAGTTCGCG GACTACGGCTGCACCGTGGAGTTCGTGCGGTCGCATTTCCTGGTCCGCGAAGGGGTGCGCTTCAACAGGCAGGGGAACTCTAACCCGATCCTCCAGATCGACCGCATCGACAAGACGGCGAACCGGTGGAAGAAGGCCGACGTGCTCGTCTTCAACACCGGCCACTGGTGGACGCACGGCAAGACGGCGAGAGG ACAGAACTACTACAAGGAAGGCGACACGTTGTACCCTCGATTCGACTCGACTGAAGCTTACAGAAGAGCTCTGAAGACATGGGCTCGCTGGATCGACAGGAACATGGACCCGGCGAGAAGCGTCGTCTTCTACCGAGGATACTCCACTGCGCATTTCAG GGGAGGCGACTGGGACTCCGGCGGCTCGTGCAACGGCGAGGCGGAGCCGACGTTCAGAGGCGCCATCATCGACAGCTAccctctgaagatgaggatcgtGCAGGAGGCCATCGGCCGGATGCGGTTCCCGGTGCGGCTGCTGAACGTCACGAAGCTGACCAACTTCCGCAGGGACGCCCACCCGTCGGTGTACGGCAAGGCCGGGGACAGGAAGGTGTCCAAGAGGAAGCAGGACTGCAGCCATTGGTGCCTCCCCGGCGTGCCGGACGCCTGGAACGAGCTCATCTATGCCTCTCTTGTCTTGGAACCCAATCCTGTCGCATGGGAAACCAGATGA
- the LOC136528922 gene encoding glutaredoxin-C8-like yields MALLGLRIGVAAAAAAFIALAAFGSASSSPKSFVKSTVSAHDVVIFSKSYCPYCKRAKAVFKELELKKEPYVVELDQREDGSEIQDALRDIVGRRTVPQVFVHGKHLGGSDDTVDAYESGKLAKLLNIGVKDDL; encoded by the exons ATGGCGTTGCTGGGCCTGCGGATCGGGGTGGCGGCGGCAGCTGCCGCGTTCATCGCCCTCGCGGCGTTCGGATCCGCCTCGTCCTCGCCCAAATCCTTCGTGAAGTCCACCGTCTCCGCCCACGACGTTGTCATCTTCTCCAAGTCATACTGCCC GTACTGCAAAAGAGCAAAGGCCGTGTTTAAGGAGCTTGAGTTGAAGAAAGAGCCATATGTCGTGGAGCTTGATCAGCGAG AGGATGGTTCGGAGATTCAGGATGCCTTACGTGATATAGTTGGCAGGCGTACTGTTCCTCAAGTTTTTGTCCATGGAAAGCACTTGGGGGGCTCTGACG ATACTGTTGACGCTTATGAAAGTGGAAAACTGGCTAAACTTCTGAACATCGGAGTCAAGGACGATCTTTGA
- the LOC136528905 gene encoding 4-hydroxy-tetrahydrodipicolinate synthase, chloroplastic-like, whose protein sequence is MILPRMPTNLLPARTISPVSNGCAATASPSSPSVAARPRRPSSGLQSVTGRGKFPLAAIALDDYLPMRSTEVKNRTSTDDITSLRLITAVKTPYLPDGRFDLEAYDSLINMQIEGGAEGVIVGGTTGEGHLMSWDEHIMLIGHTVNCFGSRIKVIGNTGSNSTREAVHATEQGFAVGMHAALHINPYYGKTSTEGMISHFESVLLMGPTIIYNVPSRSAQDIPPEVIVAISGYPNMAGVKECVGHERIKHYADKGITIWSGNDDECHESRWKYGATGVISVTSNLVPGLMHSLMYKGENAMLNEKLLPLMKWLFCQPNPIALNTALAQLGVARPVFRLPYVPLPLEKRTEFVWIVEAIGRGNFVGQKEVRVLDDDDFVLISRY, encoded by the exons ATGATTTTGCCGCGGATGCCGACGAATCTCCTCCCCGCGCGGACGATCTCCCCTGTCTCAAATGGCTGCGCAGCGACGGCGAGCCCCTCTTCGCCCTCGGTGGCTGCACGGCCACGGCGACCCTCTTCAGGCCTTCAATCTGT GACTGGCAGAGGGAAGTTTCCCTTGGCAGCCATCGCTCTAGATGATTATCTTCCAATGCGAAGTACTGAAGTGAAGAACCG GACATCAACAGATGACATCACAAGTCTGAGACTAATCACAGCAGTCAAAACCCCCTATTTGCCTGATGGAAGATTCGATCTGGAAGCATATGATTCTCTCATAAACATGCAGATAGAGGGTGGTGCTGAAGGTGTAATAGTTGGGGGAACAACAGGAGAGGGTCACCTCATGAGTTGGGATGAACATATCATGCTCATTGGGCATACAGTGAACTGCTTTGGCTCTAGAATTAAAGTGATAGGCAACACAGGAAGTAACTCAACCAGAGAAGCTGTTCACGCAACAGAGCAGGGATTTGCTGTTGGCATGCATGCAGCTCTCCACATCAATCCTTATTATGGGAAGACCTCAACTGAAGGAATGATTTCTCATTTTGAGTCTGTCCTCCTAATGGGCCCGACCATTATCTACAACGTGCCATCCCGGAGTGCCCAGGATATCCCCCCTGAAGTTATTGTGGCAATTTCAGGCTATCCAAACATGGCAGGTGTCAAGGAATGCGTTGGGCATGAGAGGATCAAGCACTATGCTGACAAAGGTATAACAATTTGGAGCGGTAATGACGACGAATGCCATGAGTCTAGGTGGAAATATGGTGCTACTGGAGTCATTTCTGTTACTAGCAACCTTGTTCCTGGGCTCATGCATAGCCTCATGTACAAAGGCGAGAATGCGATGCTGAATGAGAAGCTATTACCCCTGATGAAATGGTTGTTCTGCCAACCAAATCCGATTGCTCTCAACACTGCTCTGGCTCAGCTCGGCGTGGCAAGGCCCGTCTTCAGACTGCCATATGTTCCGCTTCCTCTTGAAAAGAGGACCGAGTTCGTCTGGATTGTTGAGGCTATTGGACGGGGGAATTTTGTGGGACAAAAAGAGGTCCGGGTTCTTGATGATGATGATTTCGTGTTGATCAGTAGGTACTAG
- the LOC136526676 gene encoding early nodulin-like protein 18, translating into MSGPGSSAAAAAPTTAAATITTTTTGLPVFTTSAPIVATTASLLSPTPAAPAFPTEAFNALTTAIYALQRQMGDISLRLAAVERQPSSSGPPVFQYGLPGYGGIPALPASRPAILELSFSAPPVPTTGVTTTGALSLPPQPPSVGLSITQIPFPHSPSPVPSLSSIMQGGGIAAPPPSNAMHTPPATASSTAGAGGSCCPPVP; encoded by the coding sequence ATGTCTGGTCCTGggtcatccgccgccgccgccgctccaaccaccgccgctgccaccatcaccaccaccaccaccggcctTCCTGTGTTCACCACCTCCGCGCCAATTGTGGCCACCACCGCGTCGCTACTCAGCCCAACACCCGCAGCCCCAGCATTCCCCACCGAGGCCTTCAACGCCTTGACGACGGCCATCTATGCGCTGCAACGTCAGATGGGGGACATCTCCTTGCGTCTTGCAGCGGTGGAGCGCCAGCCCTCATCTTCGGGGCCCCCGGTCTTCCAGTACGGGCTGCCGGGCTACGGTGGCATCCCGGCGCTACCTGCCTCGAGGCCGGCCATCTTGGAACTCTCGTTCTCCGCACCACCAGTGCCGACCACGGGGGTCACCACCACCGGTGCCCTGTCCCTCCCGCCACAGCCGCCATCTGTGGGGCTTTCCATCACCCAGATTCCTTTCCCACACTCGCCGTCGCCCGTGCCTTCCCTGTCATCCATCATGCAAGGCGGCGGGATCGCTGCACCGCCACCTTCGAACGCGATGCACACGCCGCCTGCCACTGCCTCATCTACCGCCGGAGCCGGAGGGTCCTGCTGTCCCCCGGTACCATAA
- the LOC136529323 gene encoding uncharacterized protein gives MAYVDHAFSITDDDDLVGGAVGGPRGAPVKEIAFAAALLAFGVLGVVAGSFMAAHQVGGDRAHGIFFAVLGVVMFIPGFYYTRIAYYAYKGYKGFSFSNIPPI, from the exons ATGGCGTACGTGGACCACGCCTTCTCCATCACCGACGACGACGACCTGGTCGGCGGCGCGGTGGGAGGCCCGCGTGGCGCGCCAGTCAAGGAAATCGCCTttgccgccgcgctcctcgcgTTCGGCGTCCTCGGTGTCGTCGCGGGATCCTTCATGGCCGCGCACCAGGTcggcggtgaccgcgcccacg GCATTTTCTTTGCAGTTCTGGGTGTGGTAATGTTCATCCCAGGGTTCTACTACACAAGAATAGCATATTATGCTTACAAAGGGTACAAGGGTTTCTCCTTTTCCAACATACCTCCTATTTGA